The window tttttcaaaattaaattattttgtagtaTTTTTATAACACTTCGTTAAAATTACTTGAGGTAGAAAAAAGAGTTTATCATTTTTCCATTCAAAtaatgatttatatatattttttatttatgagaATTTTGGTTAAGTACTAGAAGTGACTTCTTAATAATCAATCTCccaagtaatttttttttttttaaaaagtaaaaccccatttaatattcattttgtttctaatttcatGCTTTGATCCACTCTTTGATTTGACCAAATCTTCCTAAATACAAGCCTTTCTTGTGTTGTCACCACCAAATGCACAAAAgccaattaaaaaaaaaggacaaattaaaatttaattttcccacaaaataaaaaaatgggatGAACATTTTCTTActccatttttaaatttatgattatttattactaCTTTCTAACCATAATAAAATCGTGTGACCCATGACTAAATTCACTATAACAAATGACCAAATTCATGAtcaataaatataatccatATGTTGAGTTATTGACAATGACTAATccaattaaaccaaaattataaagtaaacaaactttgcaaatgaaaaattCACCAACCCCCAATTTTGTCACGCGCTTCAAGTTCAATCCAAGCGCGTGCTCTCATATTTTTAGGCTTAACCATAATTATAATTCcacaaaattgtaaatttggttttccaaaaaaaaaccccaaaactattgttattttaatttgccaCCCCCTTCCACCTCCCAAGATCTGCCACTTCATCATCTCTatattctataaataaaactcCATTCCACTTCTTCCAACTCGCGCTCGCCCTTGTCTCTTCTCTACTCTGTGGCTCcccattttctctcttctccctCTCTTTTGCTCTTCCTCCTACTTCGTTTCTCCATTTCAGGGGAGCTTCATTTCTCTCTCGAGGTTTGTTCTccactttccttttcttcttcttatggCCGAGATCTGATTCCGTGgaacattctttctttttttagatcTCATTCCTTTGCTACgggttttgttttattagtCTTTTCATGTACCAGATCTGTCTACTGCTGCCTTTTCAGTTTTTACTTTTGCTGATTggaatttgtaattttctttttttacattacTCATCGGATCTTTCGTTTATGCATGCTTGTTGGTTTCTCTATCTTCTTGCTGTCTTTGCAATTCTATTGATGCTCTGTTTCTGCTTTATTTTTGTGACAATTCGTTTTTTCGTTGATTTCAACTTGTGAATTAACTAATGCTCTGCATTGGACTGCACTCTGGGTTGATCCATGCATTAGGGGTTAGGGGATGTACCAATTTACTCGCGGTTTGgaatttgagaaatgattttaaatcCTGTGATTTGgaatttgagaaatgattttgaattaattactTAGTTTGGAGCGCGTttgaaatgaatatatttaaaactattagTTTGGATGTGACcatgtatttaaaattattagttcGGATGTGACTGTAAAAGATTAAGGATTTACTAATGTAGGTTTTCATCTATGATgtgttaattgaaaattagaatatgACAAGgttaaaatggtaatttatGTCACATACTCTGAAATCAGACTCTATTATTCTGggaagtttttaaaataaaaacagagtTTTTGAAATCACTCTCTTTCGTATAACAAATAACGGAATTCATTTGAAATCCATTAGGACTTGAAATACCTCGCGAGGTTCCATAGTTGAAATGGATGgagaatgaaataataatggtGTAAAATGTATAATGGACgttgtttgttaattaaatacttttcGTTTGTGATTTGTTGAGCAGAACAATGGCATCCCACATTGTTGGATATCCCCGTATGGGACCCAAGAGAGAGCTAAAGTTTGCTCTTGAATCATTCTGGGATGGAAAGAGCTCTGCCGAAGACTTGAAAAAGGTGGCAGCGGATTTGAGGTCATCCATCTGGAAACAGATGGCTGATACTGGGATCAAGTACATACCCAGCAACACTTTTTCATACTACGATCAGATGCTTGATGCTACCACAACTCTTGGAGCTGTTCCTCCTAGATATGGTTGGAATGGTGGTGAGATTGGATTTGACACCTACTTCTCCATGGCTAGAGGAAATGCATCTGTTCCAGCAATGGAAATGACCAAGTGGTTTGACACAAACTAGTAAGTAATCATGAATGGAATAAACAAGACGTGCTCTAATAGAATGGAATTGCTATATGTATAGCTAACACTGTCAATGCAATGATATGCAGCCATTTCATTGTCCCTGAGTTGGGACCAGAGGTGAAATTCTCTTATGCTTCACACAAGGCAGTGGAGGAATACAAAGAAGCCAAGGCTGTAAGTGTTGTTCTCAAATGAATTTCTGAAATTTAGATAATAGAAGAATCTATAAAGGGAGGTTTAGTTTAGTTGGTTGTAACTGTACTTATAATGATGTCACGTAAATTTCCGCAGCTTGGAGTAGAAACTGTCCCAGTTCTTATTGGCCCAGTGTCATATTTGTTGCTCTCTAAGCCAGCTAAGGGTGTGGACAAGAGCTTCTCCCTTCTTTCCCTTCTTGACAAGATCCTTCCCATCTACAAGTAAAGAACTGTTGATTTACGTCTGTACTTTGAGTTTTGCCCATTAACGACTAtctcttctcatttttattaataatcgACCACTTTTCAGGGAGGTTGTGTCAGATCTTAAGGCAGCTGGTGCTTCTTGGATTCAGTTTGATGAGCCTACATTGGTGAAGGATCTTGATTCTGACAAATTGAAGGCCTTCTCTGATGCATATGCTCAACTAGAATCAACTCTCTCTGGGTTGAATGTTCTTGTTGAGACATATTTTGCTGATATCCCTGCTGAAGCATACAAGACCTTGACTTCTTTGAAGGGTGTCACTGCCTATGGATTTGATTTGGTTCGTGGGACCAAGACACTTGATTTAATCAAGGGTGATTTCCCCAAGGGAAAGTTCCTCTTTGCTGGAGTAGTTGATGGAAGGAATATTTGGGCAAACGATCTTGCCGCCTCAGTCAGTGTATTGGAGGAACTAGCTGGCATTGTGGGCAAAGGTATCTCCTGCTTATATCTATGATAATTAATACATACACTGTATTTGATGTTAGAGTTAGAGTTTCGAGACTGTCTTCTTACTGATCTCCTATTTTCCCCTTCGGCAGACCATCTCGTGGTCTCCACCTCCTGCTCACTTCTCCACACTGCTGTCGACCTTGTCAACGAAACTAAGTTGGACAACGAAATTAAATCATGGCTTGCTTTTGCTGCTCAAAAGATTATTGAGGTCAATGCATTGGCAAAGGCTTTGGCTGGTAACAAGGACGGGGTAATTTTTTGTGCCTGATGCAATTCGTCTTGGCTGGGTGTAAAGCTATGTTACAAGCCACATTTTCTAAACTCTTAAGCTAAGCTCGTGGATTCGTATTTGCAGGCATTTTTTGCTTCTAATGCTGGAGCTCATGCTTCAAGGAAGGCGTCCCCCAGGGTGACCAATGAGGCTGTTCAGAAAGCGGTGAGCTCATCTGTTCTTATCCattaagtgtttaattttctgtttACTGACACCTAATGCTGATGAATTGCTTCATCGTTTTGCTTGCACAGGCTGCTGCTTTGAAGGGCTCCGATCATCGCCGTGCTACGAACGTCAGTGCAAGACTTGATGCTCAACAGAAGAAACTTAACCTTCCAATCCTTCCCACCACCACCATTGGATCCTTCCCTCAAACTGTTGAACTTAGGAGGGTCCGCCGTGAATATAAAGCAAACAAGTGAGTAATACACTAATACTACTGTGTTTCTTTAAAACCTGAATACAATTTGTTCCTGTTTCTAATATTGTAATCTTCATTGGCGTCCTATAGGATCTCTGAGGATGAATACGTTAAGGCTATTAAGGAGGAAATTAACAAGGTTGTCAAGCTCCAGGAAGAGCTTGATATTGATGTCTTGGTTCATGGAGAGCCCGAGGTGAGTTTTTTGGAGCCttttaaaaggaagaaatgaaggCTATCCTATCCTgcccttttttgttttctcattttgCACCTTCTGACTAACTTTGGTTTTTATTTCACTGTAGAGGAACGATATGGTTGAATACTTCGGTGAGCAGTTGTCAGGTTTTGCCTTCACCGTTAATGGTTGGGTGCAATCATACGGATCACGATGCGTGAAGCCTCCAATTATCTATGGTGATGTGAGCCGCCCAAAGCCCATGACTGTCTTCTGGTCAACCACAGCTCAGAGCATGACATCCCGCCCGATGAAGGGAATGCTTACTGGCCCTGTCACCATTCTGAACTGGTCCTTTGTTAGAGTCGACCAGCCGAGGTAATGGAAGATAATGCCTCCATGAAagaattgttttttgtttgttttcccAATGCCAATACCAACGCCATACTTTTGTGTATGCTTTCACCTTCCAGGTTTGAGACTTGTTACCAGATCGCTTTGGCCATCAAGGATGAGGTTGAGGATCTCGAGAAGGCTGGTATTAATGTTATCCAGATTGACGAGGCTGCTTTGAGAGAAGGGTTGCCTCTTAGGAAGTCAGAGCAAGCCTTCTACTTGGATTGGGCTGTTCACTCTTTCCGTATCACAAACGTTGGCGTCCAAGACACGACTCAGGTTACTAACCACTGCCATTTTTGTTACTATTGTTATTAcattgattaaaaatattcaaatgaaCCTAACATTTCACCATCCAACAGATCCACACCCACATGTGCTACTCCAACTTCAATGACATTATCCAATCCATCATCGACATGGATGCCGATGTGATCACAATTGAGAACTCTCGCTCCGACGAGAAGCTCTTGTCAGTCTTCCGTGAGGGAGTGAAGTACGGTGCTGGAATCGGACCAGGTGTGTACGACATTCACTCTCCAAGAATACCATCAACTGAAGAGATTGCAGACCGCATCAACAAGATGCTTGCAGTGTTGGAGACAAACATCTTGTGGGTGAATCCTGACTGTGGACTCAAAACTCGCAAGTACGCGGAGGTGAACCCGGCCCTGAAAAACATGGTAGAGGCCGCAAAGCTTCTCCGAAAAGAGCTTGGGAGTGCTAAGTGAGTTTGAGATTTTGTTGGAGGTTGTTGAGTAAGTATCCAACCGATcccttgaagaaaaaaagagatgagtttgtttttgtttgtctaAATAACTGAGTTGCGAAATGTTTAGTAGTGTGTAGGTGTGCTCTTGGGAGCAATTCTTGCTTTCGatattctctctctatatCTGTTTTTTTTACCCACCAAAGTGACCAAAACTGCATTATGtgtatggaaaaaaagaagaagaaatggcaTTGCTAGTTTTGGGGCATTTTGATGATGGTCACATATGATGGCTTTTGTTACTGAAATTCTTATGAATAGAATGGCTGATTCCCTCTTCGCCAATTCTTTCGTATCAATAGTTGAAATTTGCACTCCCCCCCCTTCaatattgtttaatatttgggaatttgatttatatcCCTCTAACTCTAAACTAACAATactattaatttgaataattcaaCTTTGATACATTCATCTATTTACATTATCATTTAGATTGTTGGATAACAATCTTAGTGAGatttttaattactaattaattttcaaccatCATTGCATCAAAAGAAATCACCCGGAAACAATGTAAGTGGatggttttctttatttttcttttctaagaTATATAACTCACACACAAAACAAACCAAGACAATCTCAATTCGGGCAAGAAGCAACCTCCTTTAAACgattgattttcaaaattaaacatataaaaatatatatgaaggGCACCTTATAATGATAAATGACAACCAAGTCAAAAGCTTCAACATCACAATGGAAGCTGCACCAACACAAAACCTATGAATTAGAAAACTCTAAGCTTACGCAATCACTGAGATAACATGGCCCAAAATAGTGATGGTTTGATTGGAAACAAGAATTCATGCAAAAGAACAAAGGACTGCCAAAGGAATCTAACTAAAGTCATGTATTTTAAAGTGATGGAAACAAACGAAAAAACTTGGCTGCACCATCTATGGTAAAAAATAATCCCTTTGAATCACCCAATAAAAAACTgccactttttattttgtacttttttaaaatatattaaaatgttaagtatttttatttttgctatgcttaaaattgtatttaaattatgaagtataccataaaaatcaattaaaaaaattactcatTAACGAGTTACTATCAATTTAAGATGTGATTGTAACCAAATCATAGTTCAGATTAGAATTGATTGCACCATTCTTTCAAGCATAGCATAATAGACACACTAATATGTTTCTATTAAGATAGATAgagtataaaattttacttttaattaggaaatattttaatttattttgt of the Cucumis sativus cultivar 9930 chromosome 3, Cucumber_9930_V3, whole genome shotgun sequence genome contains:
- the LOC101222636 gene encoding 5-methyltetrahydropteroyltriglutamate--homocysteine methyltransferase, translating into MASHIVGYPRMGPKRELKFALESFWDGKSSAEDLKKVAADLRSSIWKQMADTGIKYIPSNTFSYYDQMLDATTTLGAVPPRYGWNGGEIGFDTYFSMARGNASVPAMEMTKWFDTNYHFIVPELGPEVKFSYASHKAVEEYKEAKALGVETVPVLIGPVSYLLLSKPAKGVDKSFSLLSLLDKILPIYKEVVSDLKAAGASWIQFDEPTLVKDLDSDKLKAFSDAYAQLESTLSGLNVLVETYFADIPAEAYKTLTSLKGVTAYGFDLVRGTKTLDLIKGDFPKGKFLFAGVVDGRNIWANDLAASVSVLEELAGIVGKDHLVVSTSCSLLHTAVDLVNETKLDNEIKSWLAFAAQKIIEVNALAKALAGNKDGAFFASNAGAHASRKASPRVTNEAVQKAAAALKGSDHRRATNVSARLDAQQKKLNLPILPTTTIGSFPQTVELRRVRREYKANKISEDEYVKAIKEEINKVVKLQEELDIDVLVHGEPERNDMVEYFGEQLSGFAFTVNGWVQSYGSRCVKPPIIYGDVSRPKPMTVFWSTTAQSMTSRPMKGMLTGPVTILNWSFVRVDQPRFETCYQIALAIKDEVEDLEKAGINVIQIDEAALREGLPLRKSEQAFYLDWAVHSFRITNVGVQDTTQIHTHMCYSNFNDIIQSIIDMDADVITIENSRSDEKLLSVFREGVKYGAGIGPGVYDIHSPRIPSTEEIADRINKMLAVLETNILWVNPDCGLKTRKYAEVNPALKNMVEAAKLLRKELGSAK